A single genomic interval of Bradyrhizobium sp. AZCC 1693 harbors:
- a CDS encoding ABC transporter substrate-binding protein translates to MRRLRGRNGPLTKESFLTMTSAAALIAASVTIAAPARADDAVNQRWIDSEFQPSTLSKADQLKELQWFEKAAAPLKGMEINVVSETITTHEYESRTLAKAFTEITGIKVKHDLIQEGDVVEKLQTQMQSGKNVYDGWINDSDLIGTHFRYGQTVILSDYMTGEGKDVTNPQLDVNDFIGKSFTTGPDGKLYQLPDQQFANLYWFRYDWFSNPDYKAKFKAKYGYDLGVPVNWSAYEDIAEFFTNDVKEINGVKIYGHMDYGKKDPSLGWRFTDAWLSMAGNGDKGIPNGKPVDEWGIRMEGCRPVGSSVERGGDTNGPAAVYSIVKYLDWMKKYAPPQAQGMTFSEAGPVPAQGNIAQQIFWYTAFTADMVKPGIAVVNADGTPKWRMAPSPHGSYWKEGMKLGYQDAGSSTLLKSTPPDRRKAAWLYLQFINSKTVSLKKSHVGLTFVRESDIWDKSFTERAPKLGGLIEFYRSPARVQWTPTGNNVPDYPKLAQLWWQNIGDASSGAKTPQAAMDALAAAQDSVLERLEKSGVQKECGPKLNKKETAEFWFAKSAKDGNIAPQRKLANEKPKGETVDYDTLVKSWPATPPKRAEAK, encoded by the coding sequence ATGCGACGCTTGAGAGGAAGGAATGGTCCCTTGACCAAGGAGAGCTTTCTGACGATGACCAGCGCGGCTGCGCTGATCGCGGCTTCCGTGACCATTGCCGCACCTGCGCGTGCGGACGACGCCGTCAATCAACGGTGGATCGACAGCGAGTTCCAGCCCTCGACGCTGTCGAAGGCCGACCAGTTGAAGGAGCTGCAGTGGTTCGAAAAGGCCGCCGCACCCCTCAAGGGCATGGAAATCAACGTCGTGTCGGAAACCATCACGACGCACGAATATGAATCGCGGACGCTGGCGAAAGCCTTCACCGAGATCACCGGCATCAAGGTCAAGCACGACCTGATCCAGGAAGGTGACGTCGTCGAAAAGCTGCAGACCCAGATGCAGTCCGGCAAGAACGTCTATGACGGCTGGATCAACGATAGCGACCTGATCGGCACCCACTTCCGCTACGGCCAGACCGTGATCCTGTCGGATTACATGACCGGCGAAGGCAAGGACGTCACCAACCCGCAGCTCGACGTCAACGACTTCATCGGCAAATCCTTCACCACAGGCCCGGACGGCAAGCTCTATCAGCTTCCCGACCAGCAGTTCGCGAACCTCTATTGGTTCCGCTACGACTGGTTCTCCAATCCCGACTACAAGGCCAAGTTCAAGGCCAAGTACGGCTACGATCTCGGCGTTCCCGTGAACTGGTCGGCCTATGAAGACATCGCCGAGTTCTTCACCAACGACGTCAAGGAGATCAATGGCGTCAAGATCTATGGCCACATGGACTACGGCAAGAAGGATCCCTCGCTCGGCTGGCGTTTCACCGACGCCTGGCTGTCGATGGCCGGTAACGGCGACAAGGGCATCCCGAACGGCAAGCCGGTCGACGAATGGGGCATCCGCATGGAAGGCTGCCGTCCCGTCGGTTCATCCGTCGAGCGCGGCGGCGACACCAACGGCCCGGCGGCGGTCTATTCGATCGTCAAATATCTCGACTGGATGAAGAAGTATGCCCCGCCGCAGGCGCAAGGCATGACCTTCTCCGAGGCAGGTCCGGTGCCGGCGCAGGGCAACATCGCCCAGCAGATCTTCTGGTACACCGCCTTCACCGCCGACATGGTGAAACCGGGCATTGCAGTCGTGAACGCGGACGGTACGCCGAAGTGGCGCATGGCGCCGTCGCCGCACGGCTCGTACTGGAAAGAGGGCATGAAGCTCGGCTACCAGGACGCCGGCTCCTCGACGCTCCTGAAGTCGACCCCGCCCGATCGCCGCAAGGCGGCCTGGCTCTATCTGCAGTTCATCAACTCCAAGACGGTGTCCTTGAAGAAGAGCCATGTCGGTCTCACTTTCGTGCGTGAATCCGACATCTGGGACAAGTCCTTTACCGAGCGTGCGCCGAAGCTCGGTGGCCTGATCGAGTTCTACCGCTCGCCCGCGCGGGTGCAGTGGACCCCGACCGGCAACAACGTGCCTGACTATCCGAAGCTCGCGCAATTGTGGTGGCAGAACATCGGCGATGCGTCGTCCGGTGCGAAGACGCCGCAGGCGGCGATGGATGCGTTGGCTGCAGCCCAGGACTCGGTGCTCGAACGTCTGGAGAAATCCGGCGTGCAGAAGGAGTGCGGGCCGAAGCTGAACAAGAAGGAGACGGCCGAGTTCTGGTTCGCCAAGTCCGCGAAGGACGGCAACATCGCTCCCCAGCGCAAGCTGGCGAACGAAAAGCCGAAGGGCGAAACCGTCGACTACGACACGCTGGTGAAGTCGTGGCCGGCAACGCCGCCGAAGCGGGCAGAGGCGAAGTAA